From the genome of Chroicocephalus ridibundus chromosome 1, bChrRid1.1, whole genome shotgun sequence, one region includes:
- the TMEM213 gene encoding transmembrane protein 213 isoform X2 encodes MKHFSGKPWAAFALVFFASALRYSCSEAEDVSNVSTSSMLTTEYEPPCLNVNFCPQAAMCCPTAMDDYGWIAAAVGWSLWFLTLILLCVDKIMKLRPDEPKYLVA; translated from the exons ATGAAGCACTTCTCTGGCAAGCCCTGGGCAGCTTTCGCTCTGGTCTTCTTCGCCAGCGCGCTCCGGTATTCCTGCTCTGAAG CTGAAGATGTCTCCAATGTTTCAACAAGCTCCATGCTCACAACTGAGTACGAACCACCATGTCTTA ACGTGAACTTCTGCCCACAAGCGGCCATGTGCTGCCCGACGGCTATGGACGATTATGGATGGATTGCAGCGGCCGTCGGCTGGAGCCTCTGGTTTCTGACCCTCATCCTACTCTGTGTGGACAAGATCATGAAACTCCGGCCTGACGAGCCCAAATATTTGGTGGCCTGA
- the TMEM213 gene encoding transmembrane protein 213 isoform X1 has protein sequence MKHFSGKPWAAFALVFFASALRYSCSEAAEDVSNVSTSSMLTTEYEPPCLNVNFCPQAAMCCPTAMDDYGWIAAAVGWSLWFLTLILLCVDKIMKLRPDEPKYLVA, from the exons ATGAAGCACTTCTCTGGCAAGCCCTGGGCAGCTTTCGCTCTGGTCTTCTTCGCCAGCGCGCTCCGGTATTCCTGCTCTGAAG CAGCTGAAGATGTCTCCAATGTTTCAACAAGCTCCATGCTCACAACTGAGTACGAACCACCATGTCTTA ACGTGAACTTCTGCCCACAAGCGGCCATGTGCTGCCCGACGGCTATGGACGATTATGGATGGATTGCAGCGGCCGTCGGCTGGAGCCTCTGGTTTCTGACCCTCATCCTACTCTGTGTGGACAAGATCATGAAACTCCGGCCTGACGAGCCCAAATATTTGGTGGCCTGA